The following coding sequences are from one Pseudonocardia sp. EC080619-01 window:
- a CDS encoding PH domain-containing protein, with the protein MAFPDDALDDDERLVLHGRPHWRLCLWPAAVLVLLTALAGFGAAVVRLQTWAPYAWALLAAVAALAALRWSVLPILRWRCSHLVVTNHRFLVREGVVGRDGLDVPVDRIDAVRVRSTVAGRVLGYGTLLLDVAGERLRFADVPAVERVQARLHREIGRLAETRRTAERERQHTALRGHADAAVRGRMAEPPQRGSTEEPRAVPERTAS; encoded by the coding sequence ATGGCGTTCCCGGACGACGCGCTCGACGACGACGAGCGTCTCGTGCTGCACGGACGCCCGCACTGGCGGCTGTGCCTGTGGCCGGCCGCGGTCCTCGTCCTGCTGACGGCGCTCGCCGGGTTCGGCGCCGCCGTCGTCCGGTTGCAGACCTGGGCGCCGTACGCCTGGGCACTGCTCGCCGCGGTCGCGGCACTCGCGGCGCTGCGCTGGAGCGTCCTGCCGATCCTGCGGTGGCGGTGCTCGCACCTCGTCGTCACGAACCACCGGTTCCTGGTCCGGGAGGGCGTCGTCGGCCGGGACGGCCTCGACGTCCCGGTGGACCGGATCGACGCCGTCCGCGTCCGGTCGACGGTGGCCGGGCGGGTGCTCGGCTACGGCACCCTGCTGCTCGACGTCGCCGGTGAGCGGCTGCGGTTCGCCGACGTCCCCGCCGTCGAGCGGGTGCAGGCCCGGCTGCACCGGGAGATCGGCCGGCTCGCCGAGACCCGGCGCACGGCGGAACGGGAGAGGCAGCACACAGCCCTGCGGGGGCACGCCGACGCCGCGGTCCGGGGCAGGATGGCCGAGCCACCGCAGCGAGGGAGCACGGAGGAACCGCGGGCCGTGCCGGAGAGGACAGCGTCATGA
- a CDS encoding sensor histidine kinase — MNPATAPGPGARREYDRALGTGLPRRLLSLFWLPVIVGLLFLVPNQHVSPPWLYAGLVPAVGGWLVFAFVPAPGQRWTVATVVALAAGGLVLLYGSAGWTTSAAFPLLAAFCAGIRLPTRQAAVLGGLVTVALVVVVGPYDSVWDPMLVAGTTIVLMLFGMARRDAARRAEEHEQALVDGARAREEHARAEAIADRARVARDVHDVLAHSLSALAVQLQGARLMALRDGAAEDTVAQIERAQRLASDGITEARRAVRALREGPVPVDLAAELHELAAAHPDATVRVEDGLRLGPREGETVLRTAQEALSNARKHAPGAPVTVSLRTRDGAAELEVLDSAGGPPPPGDGAGSGLTGMTERAALADAELETGPSDDGWRVWLRLPAGGRITG, encoded by the coding sequence GTGAACCCGGCGACGGCCCCGGGGCCCGGTGCCCGGCGCGAGTACGACCGCGCGCTGGGCACCGGGCTGCCGCGGCGACTGCTGTCGCTGTTCTGGCTGCCGGTGATCGTCGGGCTGCTGTTCCTCGTCCCCAACCAGCACGTCTCCCCGCCCTGGCTGTACGCCGGCCTGGTCCCGGCCGTCGGCGGGTGGCTGGTGTTCGCGTTCGTCCCGGCGCCGGGACAGCGGTGGACCGTCGCCACGGTCGTCGCCCTCGCGGCCGGCGGCCTGGTCCTGCTGTACGGCTCCGCCGGGTGGACGACGTCCGCGGCGTTCCCGCTGCTGGCCGCGTTCTGCGCGGGGATCCGGCTGCCCACCCGGCAGGCGGCCGTCCTCGGCGGGCTGGTGACCGTCGCCCTCGTGGTCGTCGTCGGGCCCTACGACTCGGTCTGGGACCCGATGCTCGTCGCCGGCACGACGATCGTCCTGATGCTGTTCGGGATGGCCCGCCGGGACGCCGCCCGTCGCGCCGAGGAGCACGAGCAGGCGCTCGTCGACGGTGCGCGGGCCCGTGAGGAGCATGCCCGCGCCGAGGCGATCGCCGACCGCGCGCGGGTCGCCCGCGACGTCCACGACGTGCTGGCGCACTCGCTGTCGGCGCTCGCCGTCCAGCTGCAGGGTGCCCGGCTGATGGCCCTGCGCGACGGCGCCGCCGAGGACACGGTCGCGCAGATCGAGCGCGCGCAGCGGCTCGCCTCGGACGGCATCACCGAGGCCCGGCGCGCGGTGCGGGCGCTGCGCGAGGGGCCGGTCCCGGTGGACCTGGCCGCCGAGCTGCACGAGCTGGCAGCCGCCCATCCGGACGCGACCGTCCGCGTCGAGGACGGTCTGCGGCTGGGGCCGCGCGAGGGCGAGACGGTGCTGCGCACCGCGCAGGAAGCACTGAGCAACGCCCGCAAGCACGCACCGGGGGCACCGGTGACCGTGTCGCTGCGCACCCGCGACGGTGCCGCCGAGCTGGAGGTCCTCGACTCCGCGGGCGGCCCGCCCCCACCCGGCGACGGCGCCGGGTCCGGTCTCACCGGCATGACCGAGCGTGCAGCGCTCGCCGACGCCGAGCTGGAGACCGGCCCGTCGGACGACGGGTGGCGGGTGTGGCTCCGGCTGCCGGCGGGCGGGAGGATCACCGGATGA
- a CDS encoding MaoC family dehydratase: protein MAEIHFEDLAPGTVFDLGTALVDREEMIAFARRFDPQPFHLDPEAGRASVFGDLAASGWFTAGLWMRAYVDNLLSRSAGLGSPGGDEVSWPAPVFAGDELRAAMEVLDARVSRSRPELGLITLRGTMTRVSDDVLVYRSRFVGMYGLREPQSS, encoded by the coding sequence GTGGCTGAGATCCACTTCGAGGACCTCGCCCCGGGCACCGTCTTCGACCTGGGCACGGCGCTGGTGGACCGCGAGGAGATGATCGCGTTCGCCCGCCGGTTCGACCCGCAGCCGTTCCACCTCGACCCGGAGGCCGGGCGGGCCTCGGTGTTCGGGGACCTGGCCGCGTCCGGCTGGTTCACCGCGGGTCTGTGGATGCGCGCCTACGTCGACAACCTGCTCAGCCGTTCGGCCGGGCTCGGGTCACCGGGCGGCGACGAGGTCTCCTGGCCGGCGCCGGTGTTCGCCGGGGACGAGCTGCGGGCCGCGATGGAGGTGCTCGACGCGCGGGTCTCCCGGAGCCGTCCGGAGCTGGGCCTGATCACGCTGCGCGGGACGATGACCCGGGTCTCCGACGACGTGCTCGTCTACCGCTCCCGGTTCGTCGGGATGTACGGGCTCCGCGAGCCTCAGTCCTCCTGA
- a CDS encoding acyl-CoA carboxylase subunit beta, with protein sequence MSAATEPMATPDDGEATPDVHTTAGKLADLYQRFDDAIHAGSETAVERQHAKGRQTARERIDQLLDPGSFVELDALTRHRSTNFGMQEKRPFGDGVVTGSGTIDGRPVAVFSQDATVFGGALGEVYGEKIVKVMDLAEKIGCPMIGINDGGGARIQEGVVALGLYGEIFTRNVRSSGVVPQISLIMGPCAGGAVYSPAITDFTVMVDETSHMFITGPDVIKTVTGEDVDMEELGGGRAHNSKSGVAHYLAGDESDALDYVKQLLSFLPSNNLSEPPTFPAPEPTEGSITDGITDSDSELDTLIPDSPNTPYDIREVINRVVDDEDFLEVQELWAPNIVVGYARIEGSSVGIVANQPTQFAGCLDIDASEKAARFVRTCDAFNIPVLTFVDVPGFLPGTDQEWNGIIRRGAKLIYAYAEATVPKVTVITRKAYGGAYDVMGSKHLGADVNIAWPTAQIAVTGAQGAVSILYRKELKGLEGDELAARRAELQQDYEDTLCNPYIAADRGYIDAVVPPSHTRGYVGRALRMLSTKREQGPTRKHGNIPL encoded by the coding sequence ATGAGCGCCGCAACGGAGCCGATGGCGACCCCGGACGACGGTGAAGCGACCCCGGACGTCCACACCACGGCGGGCAAGCTCGCCGACCTGTACCAGCGTTTCGACGACGCGATCCACGCCGGATCGGAGACCGCGGTCGAGCGGCAGCACGCGAAGGGGCGGCAGACCGCCCGCGAGCGCATCGACCAGCTGCTCGACCCCGGTTCGTTCGTCGAGCTCGACGCCCTGACCCGGCACCGGTCCACGAACTTCGGGATGCAGGAGAAGCGCCCGTTCGGTGACGGTGTCGTGACCGGGTCCGGGACGATCGACGGCCGACCGGTCGCCGTGTTCTCCCAGGACGCGACGGTGTTCGGCGGAGCGCTCGGCGAGGTCTACGGCGAGAAGATCGTGAAGGTCATGGACCTCGCCGAGAAGATCGGCTGCCCGATGATCGGGATCAACGACGGCGGCGGGGCCCGGATCCAGGAGGGCGTGGTCGCCCTCGGTCTGTACGGCGAGATCTTCACCCGCAACGTCCGCAGCTCCGGCGTGGTCCCGCAGATCTCGCTGATCATGGGCCCGTGCGCGGGCGGTGCGGTCTACTCCCCCGCCATCACCGACTTCACCGTGATGGTCGACGAGACCAGCCACATGTTCATCACCGGCCCGGACGTCATCAAGACCGTCACCGGTGAGGACGTCGACATGGAGGAGCTCGGCGGCGGCCGGGCGCACAACTCGAAGTCCGGCGTCGCGCACTACCTCGCCGGCGACGAGTCCGACGCGCTCGACTACGTCAAGCAGCTCCTCAGCTTCCTGCCGTCGAACAACCTGTCCGAGCCGCCGACGTTCCCGGCCCCGGAGCCGACCGAGGGCTCCATCACCGACGGGATCACCGACTCCGACAGCGAGCTCGACACGCTGATCCCGGACTCTCCGAACACCCCGTACGACATCCGCGAGGTCATCAACCGGGTCGTCGACGACGAGGACTTCCTCGAGGTCCAGGAGCTGTGGGCGCCGAACATCGTCGTCGGTTACGCCCGTATCGAGGGCAGCAGCGTCGGGATCGTCGCGAACCAGCCGACCCAGTTCGCCGGCTGCCTCGACATCGACGCCTCGGAGAAGGCCGCCCGGTTCGTGCGGACCTGCGACGCGTTCAACATCCCGGTGCTGACCTTCGTCGACGTGCCCGGCTTCCTGCCCGGCACCGACCAGGAGTGGAACGGCATCATCCGCCGCGGCGCGAAGCTGATCTACGCCTACGCCGAGGCGACCGTCCCGAAGGTCACTGTGATCACCCGCAAGGCCTACGGCGGCGCGTACGACGTGATGGGGTCCAAGCACCTCGGCGCGGACGTCAACATCGCCTGGCCGACCGCGCAGATCGCCGTCACCGGCGCGCAGGGTGCGGTGTCCATCCTGTACCGCAAGGAGCTCAAGGGCCTGGAGGGCGACGAGCTCGCCGCCCGGCGCGCGGAGCTGCAGCAGGACTACGAGGACACCCTCTGCAACCCCTACATCGCCGCCGACCGGGGCTACATCGACGCGGTCGTGCCGCCGTCGCACACCCGCGGCTACGTCGGCCGGGCGCTGCGGATGCTGTCCACCAAGCGGGAGCAGGGACCGACCCGCAAGCACGGGAACATCCCGCTCTGA
- a CDS encoding biotin--[acetyl-CoA-carboxylase] ligase, with protein sequence MTTGTNSDPSGCDDHTDGRLDIYALRTAVLRPAGGWTALDVVGSTGSTNADLLAEAGRGAPDRSVLIAEEQVRGRGRLDRTWTSRPGAALTMSVLWRPEGVPADRLGWLPMLAGVALIDAIAELAPDLPAALKWPNDLLAGPSLGKAAGILAEMTAVSGGGPGVVLGIGLNVSTPSTDLPWGATSLAAHGLTATRSEVATTLLAHLYRREADWRDAGGDAEASGLRRDYRSRCASLGARVRVEKPGGDQLIGMAEDVDPQGRLLVHPDGGQRVAVAAGDIVHLRPADHP encoded by the coding sequence ATGACGACCGGGACGAACTCCGATCCGAGCGGGTGCGACGACCACACCGACGGCCGCTTGGACATCTACGCGCTGCGCACGGCCGTACTCCGTCCGGCGGGTGGCTGGACGGCGCTCGACGTGGTCGGGTCCACCGGTTCGACCAACGCCGACCTGCTCGCCGAGGCAGGCCGTGGTGCCCCCGACCGCTCCGTGCTGATCGCCGAGGAGCAGGTCCGCGGTCGTGGACGGCTGGACCGCACCTGGACCTCCCGGCCCGGCGCGGCCCTGACGATGTCGGTGCTGTGGCGCCCCGAGGGCGTGCCCGCCGACCGGCTCGGCTGGCTGCCGATGCTCGCCGGGGTGGCGCTGATCGACGCGATCGCCGAGCTGGCCCCGGACCTGCCGGCGGCCCTGAAGTGGCCGAACGACCTGCTCGCGGGTCCGTCGCTGGGCAAGGCGGCCGGGATCCTCGCCGAGATGACGGCGGTCTCCGGCGGTGGGCCGGGTGTGGTGCTGGGCATCGGGCTCAACGTCTCCACACCGTCGACCGACCTGCCGTGGGGGGCGACGTCGCTGGCCGCGCACGGGCTCACCGCGACCCGCTCCGAGGTCGCGACGACCCTGCTCGCCCACCTCTACCGGCGCGAGGCCGACTGGCGCGACGCCGGCGGCGACGCCGAGGCGTCGGGTCTGCGGCGCGACTACCGGTCCCGCTGCGCCAGCCTCGGTGCCCGGGTCCGGGTCGAGAAGCCCGGTGGTGACCAGCTGATCGGCATGGCCGAGGACGTCGACCCGCAGGGCAGGCTGCTGGTCCACCCGGACGGCGGGCAGCGTGTCGCGGTGGCGGCCGGCGACATCGTGCACCTGCGTCCCGCGGATCACCCGTAG
- a CDS encoding acyl-CoA carboxylase epsilon subunit: protein MAESQETAEATPEERRALFRVVRGTPADDELAALTAVLAAAASAGGPAEPERAPDLWSHPAAQLRAPLVAGPGAWRASGLPR from the coding sequence ATGGCCGAGTCGCAGGAGACCGCAGAGGCCACACCGGAGGAGCGGCGTGCGCTGTTCCGGGTCGTCCGGGGCACCCCCGCCGACGACGAGCTGGCCGCGCTGACCGCGGTCCTCGCCGCCGCGGCGAGCGCCGGCGGGCCGGCGGAGCCGGAGCGGGCGCCGGACCTGTGGTCGCACCCCGCGGCCCAGCTCCGCGCCCCGCTGGTCGCGGGCCCCGGCGCCTGGCGCGCCTCCGGCCTGCCCCGCTGA
- a CDS encoding inositol monophosphatase family protein, which translates to MDPEPNVPADPSDLDLALRLADLADAITLPRFRAADLRVTRKPDRTPVTDADTSAEDAIRAALGHERPRDAILGEERGGDVDGARAAGRGWVIDPIDGTKNFSRGVPAWATLIALVVDGVPVAGVVSAPALQRRWWGSAGAGAWARDLPSGTPRRIAVSGVADLADAYVSTTNQDTFRTEPGPVPRDGWTRLTEACWESRGFGDFWQHVLVAEGVLDVAVEPAANPWDLAAPAVVVAEAGGRLTDLTGEPTWSGGHGLTSNGLLHDTVVEVLRG; encoded by the coding sequence GTGGACCCCGAGCCGAACGTGCCCGCCGACCCGAGTGATCTCGATCTCGCGCTGCGGCTGGCGGACCTCGCCGACGCCATCACCCTGCCCCGGTTCCGGGCCGCCGACCTGCGGGTCACCCGGAAGCCGGACCGCACGCCCGTCACCGACGCCGACACCTCCGCGGAGGACGCGATCCGCGCCGCGCTCGGCCACGAGCGCCCGCGCGACGCGATCCTCGGCGAGGAGCGCGGCGGCGACGTCGACGGAGCCCGCGCGGCCGGTCGCGGCTGGGTGATCGACCCGATCGACGGCACCAAGAACTTCTCCCGCGGCGTCCCCGCCTGGGCGACGCTGATCGCGCTCGTCGTCGACGGCGTCCCGGTGGCCGGGGTCGTGAGCGCGCCGGCGCTGCAGCGGCGCTGGTGGGGCTCGGCGGGGGCCGGGGCGTGGGCCCGGGACCTGCCGTCCGGGACACCGCGCCGGATCGCGGTGTCCGGGGTCGCCGACCTCGCCGACGCCTACGTCTCCACCACGAACCAGGACACCTTCCGCACCGAGCCCGGCCCCGTCCCCCGGGACGGCTGGACCCGGCTCACCGAGGCGTGCTGGGAGTCCCGCGGGTTCGGCGACTTCTGGCAGCACGTGCTGGTCGCCGAGGGCGTCCTCGACGTGGCGGTGGAGCCGGCCGCGAACCCGTGGGACCTGGCCGCACCGGCCGTCGTCGTCGCCGAGGCCGGTGGGCGGCTCACCGACCTGACCGGGGAGCCGACCTGGTCCGGCGGGCACGGCCTGACCAGCAACGGCCTCCTGCACGACACCGTCGTGGAGGTGCTCCGTGGCTGA
- a CDS encoding hydroxymethylglutaryl-CoA lyase, with protein MTSLPVTVRDPGLPERVEIYEVGPRDGLQNEKAVVPVAVKAEFLDRLADAGLRTLEATSFVHPRWVPQLADAAELLAVLDRRDGIDYPVLTPNERGLDRAIEAGCDHVAVFASATETFAKRNLNRTLDDQFAMFSPTVTRAVREGLRVRAYVSMVFGDPWEGGVDPDQAAAVGARLMEMGCDQLSLGDTIGVATPAHVGAVLDACVRRGVGTDRLAVHFHDTYGQALSNTLAALRHGVTTVDASAGGLGGCPYAGSATGNLATEDLVWMLDGLGIDHGADLRKLVDTSVWMAGHLGRPSPSRVVTALAQED; from the coding sequence ATGACGAGCCTGCCCGTGACCGTGCGCGACCCCGGGCTCCCGGAACGGGTCGAGATCTACGAGGTCGGCCCGCGGGACGGCCTGCAGAACGAGAAGGCCGTCGTCCCGGTCGCGGTGAAGGCCGAGTTCCTCGACCGGCTCGCCGACGCCGGGCTGCGCACGCTGGAGGCGACCAGCTTCGTGCACCCGAGGTGGGTGCCCCAGCTCGCCGACGCCGCGGAGCTGCTCGCCGTCCTGGACCGGCGTGACGGGATCGACTACCCCGTGCTCACCCCGAACGAGCGCGGGCTGGACCGTGCGATCGAGGCGGGCTGCGACCACGTCGCCGTGTTCGCCTCCGCCACGGAGACGTTCGCGAAGCGCAACCTCAACCGCACGCTCGACGACCAGTTCGCGATGTTCTCCCCGACCGTCACCCGGGCGGTGCGGGAGGGACTGCGGGTGCGGGCCTACGTGTCGATGGTGTTCGGCGACCCGTGGGAGGGCGGGGTCGACCCGGACCAGGCCGCCGCGGTCGGCGCCCGGCTGATGGAGATGGGCTGCGACCAGCTCTCGCTGGGCGACACGATCGGGGTCGCGACCCCGGCGCACGTCGGGGCGGTGCTCGACGCCTGCGTGAGGCGTGGCGTCGGGACCGACCGGCTCGCCGTGCACTTCCACGACACCTACGGCCAGGCGCTGTCCAACACCCTGGCCGCACTGCGGCACGGCGTGACGACGGTCGACGCCAGCGCGGGCGGCCTCGGCGGCTGCCCGTACGCCGGGTCCGCCACCGGGAACCTCGCCACCGAGGACCTCGTGTGGATGCTCGACGGTCTCGGCATCGACCACGGCGCCGACCTGCGGAAGCTGGTCGACACCAGCGTCTGGATGGCCGGGCACCTGGGGCGGCCGTCGCCGTCGCGGGTGGTCACCGCGCTCGCTCAGGAGGACTGA